A window of Streptomyces marispadix contains these coding sequences:
- a CDS encoding CU044_2847 family protein: protein MTQYAELTLSDDTAIRLELEPVGELPAAETSVDADLPSGVGGATPVGRGTVAAVTLARETLRTTLRPLGPLLQEVNDSLTAAGTPPDEVTVEFGLTVGQDLKLGIVGTTGNATLKVAATWRPSTSRG from the coding sequence GTGACGCAGTACGCCGAACTGACCTTAAGCGACGACACGGCCATACGACTTGAGTTGGAACCCGTAGGAGAGCTGCCGGCGGCCGAGACCAGTGTGGACGCCGATCTCCCCTCGGGTGTCGGCGGCGCCACCCCCGTCGGCCGCGGCACCGTTGCCGCGGTGACACTCGCGCGCGAAACGCTGCGCACCACGCTGCGACCCCTTGGTCCGCTTCTCCAGGAAGTCAACGACTCCCTCACCGCCGCCGGGACTCCGCCGGACGAAGTGACCGTCGAATTCGGTCTGACGGTGGGGCAGGACCTCAAGCTCGGCATCGTCGGAACCACCGGGAACGCGACCTTGAAGGTGGCTGCCACCTGGCGCCCCTCCACATCCCGGGGCTGA